The window CGCCGCGAACGCCTCGCTTCGCTCGGAGTCCCCGTGGATCACGAAGGTGCGGCCCGGACGTCCCTCGGCCCCCTCCAGCCAGCCGAGCAGCTCGTCCCGATCCGCGTGGGCGCTGAAGCCGTCCATTTGTAGGACTTCCGCGCGGAGATCATGCTCCTCCCCGAAGATCCTGACCGTCTCCCGGCGCTCGGCGAGCCTGCTGCCCAAGGTGTTCTCGGCCTGGAAACCTACAATAAGGACCAGATTCCTCGGATCGCCGATGTTGTTGCGCAAGTGGTGCAGGACCCTCCCGGCCTCGCACATCCCCGAAGGGGAGATGATGATGGAGCATCCTGGCTTTCCGTTCAGTGCCTTGGATTGCTCCACGTCCTCGATGTAGCGGACCAGCCTGAATCCGAAGGGATCGCCGTCGGTCCGCAAGACCTCCCGCGTGTCGGCGTCGAAGCACTCGGCGTGGCGCGCGAAGATCTCCGTCGCATCCACGGCGAGCGGGCTGTCCACGTAGATCGGGATCGGATCGATCCTGCCCTCGTCGATCAGCCGCTTCAGCACCCAGACGATCTCCTGGACCCGGCCGACGGCAAAGGCGGGAATGATGATCTTCCCGCCCCGGGCGCGGACCCGATCGACGACGCCCGCCAGGATCTCCGGAACCGATTCGGGCGGGGGGTGAAGCCGATCGCCGTAGGTGCTCTCGATGAGCAGGACGTCGCAGGAAGGGAGGCGCTCCGGGTCACGGATGATCGGCAGGTGCCTGCGCCCCAGATCGCCGCTGAAGACGAGCCTGCGCCGCGTCCCTCGTTCCCTGAGATCGAGATCGATGAACGCGCTGCCCAGGATGTGGCCGGCCTCGCGAAACGTGACGGCAGCGCCCTC is drawn from Candidatus Eisenbacteria bacterium and contains these coding sequences:
- a CDS encoding MBL fold metallo-hydrolase; this translates as MKIVFWGAVRTVTGSRHLVRVGGAAILLDCGLFQGRRDESEERNRDFPFPPADLDAVVLSHAHIDHSGNIPSLVKRSFRGPIHATSPTVDLCGVMLRDSAHVQAKDVEFVNKRPSRRGAKARTPLYSMEDVEKALRLFRPHPYGAEIEISEGAAVTFREAGHILGSAFIDLDLRERGTRRRLVFSGDLGRRHLPIIRDPERLPSCDVLLIESTYGDRLHPPPESVPEILAGVVDRVRARGGKIIIPAFAVGRVQEIVWVLKRLIDEGRIDPIPIYVDSPLAVDATEIFARHAECFDADTREVLRTDGDPFGFRLVRYIEDVEQSKALNGKPGCSIIISPSGMCEAGRVLHHLRNNIGDPRNLVLIVGFQAENTLGSRLAERRETVRIFGEEHDLRAEVLQMDGFSAHADRDELLGWLEGAEGRPGRTFVIHGDSERSEAFAATLRGRGFPKVAVPELGREYDL